A genomic region of Raphanus sativus cultivar WK10039 chromosome 6, ASM80110v3, whole genome shotgun sequence contains the following coding sequences:
- the LOC108805635 gene encoding aspartyl protease family protein 1, giving the protein MVSHSSCRIMLMGLIIMAISSWVSDKVQAFGEFGFEFHHRFSDRVVGALPGDGLLPTRGSSQYYRVMAHRDRVIRGRRLATEDQSLVSFADGNETVRVDALGFLHYANVTVGTPSDWFLVALDTGSDLFWLPCDCTNCVRQLKAPGGSSLELNIYSPNASSTSSKVPCNSSLCTRGDRCASPNSNCPYQIRYLSNGTSSTGVLVEDVIHLVSNEKNSKAIPARVTLGCGQVQTGVFHDGAAPNGLFGLGLEDISVPSVLAKERIAANSFSMCFGNDGAGRISFGDRGSVDQRETPLNIRQPHPTYNITVTQISVGGNTGDLEFDAVFDSGTSFTYLTSEAYTLISESFNSLALDKRYQTDSELPFEYCYALSPDKDSFQYPAVNLTMKGGGSYPVYHPLVVIPMKDTDVYCLGVMKIEDISIIGQNFMTGYRVVFDREKLILGWKESDCYTSETSARALPSNRSSSLARPPASSFEPEATNIPSQRPSTSSSSYYSLSLSISFFYFSVLVFL; this is encoded by the exons ATGGTTTCGCACTCAAGCTGTAGAATTATGCTTATGGGTCTGATTATTATGGCGATTTCGAGCTGGGTCTCGGATAAAGTCCAAGCCTTTGGCGAATTCGGGTTCGAATTTCACCACCGTTTCTCGGATCGGGTCGTTGGGGCTTTGCCCGGAGATGGGTTGCTGCCTACTCGAGGCTCGTCTCAGTATTACAGAGTGATGGCTCATCGAGATAGAGTGATCAGAGGGCGTAGGCTCGCCACCGAGGATCAGTCCCTCGTCAGTTTCGCTGACGGCAATGAAACTGTTCGTGTGGACGCCCTTGGATT TTTGCATTACGCGAATGTGACGGTCGGGACGCCGTCTGATTGGTTTCTGGTTGCTTTAGACACTGGAAGTGACTTGTTTTGGTTGCCCTGTGACTGTACCAATTGTGTCCGTCAACTCAAAGCGCCTGGTGGCTCG AGCTTGGAGCTCAATATTTATAGCCCTAATGCATCTTCAACAAGTTCCAAAGTTCCTTGTAATAGCTCTCTATGCACAAGAGGTGATCGATGCGCTTCCCCAAATAGTAACTGCCCATACCAGATACGGTATCTTTCAAACGGCACCTCTTCTACTGGAGTCTTGGTTGAAGATGTGATTCACTTAGTTTCTAATGAGAAAAACTCCAAAGCTATTCCCGCTCGCGTTACCTTGGG ATGTGGTCAAGTTCAGACCGGTGTGTTCCATGATGGTGCAGCTCCAAACGGTCTTTTCGGGCTTGGCTTAGAAGACATATCGGTTCCAAGCGTATTAGCAAAGGAACGTATCGCAGCTAACTCGTTCTCAATGTGTTTTGGAAACGATGGAGCTGGTAGGATCAGTTTTGGGGATAGAGGTAGCGTTGACCAACGAGAAACACCATTGAACATAAGACAACCACA TCCTACTTACAACATCACCGTCACTCAAATAAGCGTCGGAGGAAACACCGGCGATCTTGAATTTGATGCTGTTTTCGACTCAGGAACCTCCTTCACTTATCTGACTTCTGAAGCTTACACGCTTATTTCAGAAAGT TTTAACTCTCTAGCTTTGGACAAACGTTATCAGACTGACTCCGAGTTGCCTTTTGAGTACTGTTATGCATTAAG tCCAGACAAAGACAGCTTCCAGTATCCAGCTGTGAATCTGACAATGAAAGGCGGGGGCTCATATCCTGTTTATCACCCTTTAGTAGTGATCCCCATGAAG GACACAGATGTCTACTGTTTAGGCGTCATGAAGATCGAAGACATTAGCATCATCGGAC AGAACTTCATGACTGGCTATCGTGTAGTCTTTGATCGTGAGAAACTGATTCTTGGCTGGAAAGAATCTGatt GTTACACCAGTGAGACCTCGGCTAGGGCGCTTCCATCGAACCGTTCATCTTCATTGGCTAGACCGCCAGCTTCTTCGTTTGAGCCAGAGGCCACCAACATACCATCTCAAAGACCAAGCACGTCGTCTTCCTCTTATTATTCTCTCTCGCTCTCTATTTCATTCTTCTACTTCTCAGTTTTGGTCTTCCTTTGA
- the LOC108807148 gene encoding LOW QUALITY PROTEIN: NEP1-interacting protein 2 (The sequence of the model RefSeq protein was modified relative to this genomic sequence to represent the inferred CDS: substituted 1 base at 1 genomic stop codon): protein MASYYRFQSGFCPLSPCPSLIDNFVERIKDACHFLVSAVLGTIVSVILTFFFSXVFPFLSCSVGTLLGALTGALIGQETESGFIRGAAIGAISGAVFSIEVFESSLDLWKSDESCFGCLLYLIDVIVSLLSGRLVRERIGPAMLSAVQSQMGALDASYDDLSSLFETGGPKGLTGDLVEKIPKLTITGNNNTDASESRDSCSVCLQDFQLGETVRSLPHCHHMFHLPCIDKWLLRHGSCPMCRRDL, encoded by the exons ATGGCATCTTATTACAGATTCCAATCTGGGTTTTGTCCTCTCTCGCCGTGTCCCTCTCTTATTGATAACTTCGTCGAACGGATCAAAGACGCTTGTCATTTCCTCGTCTCCGCTGTTCTTGGCACCATCGTATCTGTGAtcttaaccttcttcttctcctag GTGTTTCCTTTTTTGTCATGTTCAGTGGGCACATTGTTAGGGGCACTTACAGGAGCTTTGATAGGCCAAGAAACAGAGAGCGGGTTCATCAGAGGAGCAGCCATTGGTGCCATTTCCGGAGCTGTTTTCTCCATAGAGGTCTTTGAATCATCCCTCGATCTTTGGAAATCTGATGAGTCTTGTTTCGGGTGCCTTCTCTACTTG ATTGATGTCATTGTTAGTCTTTTGAGCGGGAGACTCGTAAGGGAGCGCATAGGTCCTGCAATGCTAAGCGCAGTGCAAAGTCAA ATGGGAGCTTTGGATGCATCCTATGACGATCTCTCGAGCCTATTCGAGACAGGAGGCCCAAAGGGTCTAACAGGAGACCTTGTTGAGAAGATCCCAAAGTTGACTATCACTGGCAACAACAACACAGATGCATCAGAGAGCAGAGACTCCTGTTCTGTTTGTCTTCAG GATTTCCAGCTAGGTGAAACAGTAAGAAGCTTGCCTCATTGTCATCACATGTTCCACTTACCTTGCATAGACAAATGGCTCCTTAGGCACGGTTCTTGTCCCATGTGTAGACGTGACCTCTGA
- the LOC108810080 gene encoding uncharacterized protein LOC108810080: MSLKHHHHRGGGEVSGSKSFVRQFNICKAVASVCSAVDVISAIQFDNSGDHLATGDRGGRVVLSEITDVKNSMEQEGMKKQVHASEEAASGELEASLEFSSSVYVSNNVLNSFQCPVCYSPASTRCSRCLVADNVNVES, from the exons ATGTCGTTGAAGCATCATCATcatagaggaggaggagaggtgTCGGGTTCCAAGAGTTTTGTCCGACAG TTTAACATATGCAAAGCTGTAGCTTCTGTTTGCTCTGCAGTTGATGTAATTTCAGCAATCCAGTTTGATAATTCTGGTGACCACCTCGCTACTGGAGACCGTGGAGGACGGGTTGTTCTTTCCGAGATAACCGATGTCAAGAAT AGCATGGAGCAAGAAGGGATGAAGAAACAGGTTCATGCATCTGAGGAAGCTGCCAGCGGTGAGCTAGAGGCCTCCCTGGAGTTCTCTTCTTCCGTTTACGTCTCTAATAACGTCCTTAATAGCTTCCAGTGTCCCGTGTGCTATTCCCCTGCCTCGACTCGATGCTCTCGCTGCTTAGTTGCAGACAATGTGAATGTCGAAAGCTGA
- the LOC108806263 gene encoding receptor-like protein 6 — MIGSYSSVSFFLRTIVLLLLLFLTLNLFNTFASLTPNLCHPDQRDALLELKKEFKIGKPDEFLDYDGYSIAKTESWAKSSSDCCNWDGVTCDARSGKVIGLDLSCSCLHGRLETKSSLFKLQHLKSLNLAYNNFTLSPIPDTFKTLVLLETLNLSESSLKGHIPKELLQLTSLVSLDLSSSASTSYYFSAPPSLLSIENPPLFLRRLARNLKNLRVLDISCVNISSQVPLEVSYMSSLRSLHLRNCNLMGEFPSSVFKIPTLQSIKLDNNPNLRGELPVIPINNSMQVLSLVETSFSGIIPDSIGNLKQLVSLTLAGARFSGRIPSSLGELFELSSLFLGSNGFVGEVPSSIGNLKLLTIFDVGNNKLSGNFPSGLLNLTKLRFIGLSDNEFTGSLPPNIGQLSKLEAIVAGSNSFTGSVPASLFQISSLTDIYFEDNQFSDILGLQNISLLPNLQYLFLHSNYFRISSPVDFSVFSSLKQLLGLALSGIPLSIANITSDSDFSRQFTSLYLSGCSITEFPEFIRDLINLKSLDLSNNNIKGQLPDWLWRLQELRDVELSNNCLSGFDGSLQVVLGSQIHMLDLSSNAFQGPLFIPSTSITYLFASNNNFTREIPQLICRLTSPTIIDLSNNNFHGYIPRGLGTHMSFLSDLNLRNNSLTGSLPDMFMHANKLRSIDVSHNKLEGKLPSSLTACSALEVLNVEGNAFNGTFPFQLSSLPKLQVLVLRSNNFYGKLHQSNGVWFGFPELKIIDVSHNDFFGTLPSDYFLNWTAISAKKDNTQLHYIGDFHDYGYYTSVVLMNKGVSMALERILTIYTAIDFSGNRIHGQVPESVGLLKELHVLNFSRNSFTGHIPSSLANLTALESLDLSQNKLSGEIPPKLGDLSSLGWINVSNNQLVGSIPQGTQFQRQNCSSYDGNPGIFGPSLKDICGDIHVPTSTPVLEEEEEEEESFSWVAAGIGFAPGVVFGLTIGYIVASYKHEWFMKSLSTP, encoded by the coding sequence ATGATAGGCTCGTACTCATCAGTGAGCTTCTTTCTTCGCAcaattgttcttcttcttcttcttttcctcacTTTAAATCTCTTCAACACGTTTGCTTCTCTTACACCGAACCTCTGTCATCCGGATCAAAGAGATGCTCTTCTAGAGCTCAAGAAGGAGTTCAAGATCGGCAAGCCTGATGAGTTTCTTGATTATGATGGTTACTCGATCGCCAAGACAGAATCGTGGGCAAAGAGTAGCAGCGACTGTTGTAACTGGGACGGTGTCACTTGCGATGCCAGGTCAGGAAAAGTGATCGGTTTAGACCTTAGTTGTAGCTGTCTTCACGGTCGGCTTGAAACGAAGTCAAGTCTTTTCAAACTACAACATCTAAAAAGTCTGAACCTCGCTTACAACAACTTCACTCTTTCACCAATACCAGATACGTTCAAGACACTCGTGTTGTTagaaacactaaatctctctgaGTCTTCATTGAAAGGTCACATTCCGAAAGAACTTCTCCAGCTGACCAGTTTGGTTTCTCTTGATCTTTCTTCCTCTGCTTctacttcttattatttctcaGCTCCTCCAAGTTTACTGTCCATTGAAAACCCACCATTGTTTCTTCGTCGACTTGCTCGAAACTTGAAGAACCTTAGAGTATTGGATATAAGCTGCGTGAACATTTCTTCACAAGTCCCCCTCGAGGTTTCATACATGTCATCTCTAAGATCTCTACATCTAAGGAACTGTAATCTGATGGGAGAATTTCCAAGCAGTGTTTTCAAGATACCAACCTTACAGTCCATTAAACTAGACAACAATCCAAATCTGAGAGGGGAGCTTCCTGTGATTCCTATAAACAACTCTATGCAAGTCTTAAGCCTTGTGGAAACATCTTTTTCAGGTATCATACCTGACTCCATTGGCAACCTTAAGCAGTTAGTTTCTTTGACACTTGCAGGAGCCAGATTCTCTGGGAGGATCCCATCTTCACTTGGAGAGCTTTTTGAACTCTCAAGCCTCTTTCTTGGTTCGAATGGTTTCGTTGGTGAAGTCCCATCTTCCATTGGTAATTTAAAACTGTTGACCATCTTTGACGTTGGGAACAATAAGCTAAGTGGAAACTTTCCATCTGGACTTCTCAACTTGACCAAACTACGTTTCATTGGTCTCAGTGACAATGAGTTCACGGGTTCCCTTCCACCTAACATTGGCCAGCTATCCAAACTGGAAGCCATTGTCGCCGGTAGTAACTCTTTTACAGGATCAGTTCCTGCATCCCTTTTCCAAATCTCTTCACTGACCGACATCTATTTTGAGGATAACCAGTTCAGTGATATCCTTGGGTTACAGAACATATCTCTGTTACCTAATCTACAATATCTCTTCCTTCACTCTAACTACTTCAGAATCAGTAGTCCAGTTGACTTCAGTGTCTTCTCTTCTCTCAAACAGCTACTAGGACTAGCACTCTCAGGCATCCCTCTGTCAATAGCAAACATCACTTCTGATTCGGATTTTTCAAGGCAGTTTACATCTTTGTACTTGTCAGGCTGCAGCATCACTGAGTTTCCTGAGTTCATAAGAGACCTAATAAATCTAAAGTCTCTAGACCTTTCCAACAACAATATCAAAGGTCAATTACCAGACTGGTTATGGAGACTACAAGAATTGCGAGATGTGGAACTTTCTAACAACTGCCTAAGTGGTTTCGACGGATCCTTACAAGTTGTACTTGGAAGTCAGATTCACATGCTAGATCTAAGCTCAAATGCTTTCCAAGGGCCACTCTTCATCCCATCTACATCTATAACCTACTTGTTTGCCTCTAACAACAACTTCACTAGAGAGATACCTCAGTTGATATGCAGACTAACCTCTCCTACCATCATTGATCTATCAAACAACAACTTCCATGGCTACATTCCTCGGGGTTTAGGGACTCACATGAGTTTTCTTTCGGATCTAAATCTTCGTAACAATAGTCTTACCGGAAGTCTTCCTGACATGTTTATGCACGCCAACAAGTTAAGGTCCATTGACGTTAGCCACAACAAATTGGAGGGAAAACTTCCTTCATCTCTTACCGCTTGTTCTGCTTTGGAAGTTCTAAACGTGGAGGGAAATGCGTTCAACGGCACGTTTCCCTTCCAGTTAAGTTCATTGCCGAAGTTACAAGTTCTTGTCCTCCGGTCAAACAACTTTTATGGCAAGTTACATCAGTCCAAtggggtttggtttgggtttccTGAGCTGAAAATCATTGATGTATCCCATAACGACTTCTTTGGTACCTTACCATCTGATTACTTCCTGAACTGGACTGCAATATCTGCGAAGAAAGATAATACACAGCTGCACTACATTGGAGATTTTCATGACTACGGCTACTACACTTCGGTTGTGTTGATGAATAAAGGAGTATCAATGGCATTGGAGCGTATTCTCACAATCTACACCGCCATTGATTTTTCTGGAAACAGGATCCATGGACAAGTACCTGAATCTGTCGGCCTCTTGAAGGAGCTTCATGTTCTTAATTTTTCAAGAAATTCTTTCACGGGACACATCCCATCGTCTTTGGCAAACCTCACGGCGCTGGAATCACTGGACTTGTCACAAAACAAGCTTTCAGGTGAGATCCCTCCAAAGCTCGGAGACCTCTCTTCTCTTGGGTGGATAAATGTTTCCAATAATCAGCTTGTAGGTTCAATACCACAAGGTACACAGTTTCAACGACAAAACTGCTCTTCTTATGATGGAAACCCTGGAATTTTTGGTCCTTCGCTTAAGGATATTTGTGGAGATATCCATGTACCAACATCAACACCAGtgttggaagaagaagaagaagaagaggaaagttTTAGTTGGGTAGCAGCAGGGATAGGCTTTGCACCTGGAGTCGTATTTGGATTGACCATTGGATACATAGTAGCTTCATACAAGCATGAGTGGTTCATGAAGAGCTTAAGCACTCCTTAG
- the LOC108808204 gene encoding receptor-like protein 6 — MISAYYSSSLRFFLRTIFLLLFLSLNLFNTFASLTPNLCPPDQRDALLELKTEFKIRKPDEFLDYDGNTMNVTSYPKTESWANSSSDCCNWDGVTCDTKSGKVIGLDLSCSCLHGRLESNSSLFRLQHLKNLNLAYNNFTLSPIPDKFNKLMWLETLNLSESSLKGHIPTELLQLTNLVSLDLSASSSAPNTYFAPPPSLLLSIKNPPLFLPLLAQKLSNLKALDMSSVNISSEIPQELSYMFSLRSLHLKNCYLMGEFPRSVFMIPNLQSIKLDHNPDLRGELPVFTVNNSMLVLSLMETSFSGTISDSISNLKDLVSLTLAESRFSGKIPSSLGELSNLSSLLLGSNDFTGEVPSSIGNLKQLTIFSVGFNKLRGNFPSRLLNLTKLRGIDLGSNEFTGSLPPNIGQLSKLEAIFVGGNSFTGSIPASLFQISSLTHIYLEDNQFSDIFGLENISMLPNLQFLFLHSKSFRISSPLDLNLFSSLKQLVGLALSGIPLSTTNITSDSDFSRQYRYLYLSDCNISEFPEFIKDQRNLDSLDLSNNNIKGHVPEWLWRLQELQVVKLSNNSLNGFDGSLKTVLGSQINVLDLSLNAFQGPLFIPSTSITYLFASNNNFTGEISQLICGITSPTIIDLSNNNFHGYIPRCLGTYMSSLTDLNLRNNVLRGSLPDMFIHANKLRSIDVSHNRLDGKLPSSLTGCSALEVLNVEGNEINDTFPFQLSSLQKLQVLVLRSNKFHGMLHQSSGVWFGFTELKIIDVSHNDFHGTLPSDYFLNWTAISLKKDSTQLRYIGDFHDYGYYTSVVLMNKGVSMALERILTIYTAIDFSGNRIHGQVPESVGLLKELHVLNLSRNAFTGHIPSSLANLTALESLDLSQNKLSGEIPPKLGDLSSLGWINVSHNQLEGSIPQGTQFQRQNCSAYEGNPGLYGPSLKDICGDIHTSTSPPVSEEEEDEEEIFSWVAAGIGFAPGIVFGLTIGYIVASYKHEWLMKIFGRNNHSLAHRSHSPKHCYFVS, encoded by the coding sequence ATGATAAGCGCATACTACTCATCATCACTGAGATTCTTTCTTCGCaccatttttcttcttctcttcctctctttaaACTTGTTCAACACTTTTGCTTCTCTTACACCGAACCTGTGCCCTCCAGACCAAAGAGATGCACTACTTGAGCTCAAGACGGAGTTCAAGATCCGCAAGCCTGATGAGTTTCTTGATTATGATGGTAACACCATGAACGTCACTTCTTACCCCAAGACAGAATCATGGGCAAACAGTAGCAGTGACTGTTGTAACTGGGACGGTGTCACGTGCGATACCAAGTCAGGCAAAGTGATCGGTCTAGACCTCAGTTGTAGCTGTCTTCACGGTCGGCTAGAATCCAATTCAAGTCTTTTTCGACTGCAacatctgaaaaatctgaaccTTGCTTACAACAACTTCACTCTTTCTCCAATCCCAGATAAGTTCAATAAACTCATGTGGTTAGAAACATTGAATCTCTCTGAATCTTCACTGAAAGGTCATATTCCGACAGAACTTCTTCAACTGACCAATCTGGTGTCTCTTGATCTTtctgcttcttcctctgctcctaATACCTACTTCGCACCTCCTCCAAGTTTGCTCTTGTCCATTAAAAACCCACCATTGTTTCTCCCTCTACTTGCTCAAAAATTGAGTAACCTTAAAGCGTTGGATATGAGCTCTGTAAACATTTCTTCAGAAATCCCCCAAGAGCTTTCTTACATGTTTTCTCTAAGATCTCTACATCTTAAGAACTGTTACCTGATGGGAGAATTTCCTAGAAGTGTTTTCATGATACCGAACTTACAGTCCATTAAACTAGACCACAATCCAGATTTGAGAGGGGAGCTTCCTGTGTTTACTGTAAACAACTCTATGCTGGTCTTAAGTCTTATGGAAACATCTTTTTCAGGTACCATATCTGACTCCATCAGCAACCTCAAAGATTTAGTTTCTTTGACACTTGCAGAATCCAGATTCTCTGGGAAGATCCCATCTTCACTTGGAGAGCTTTCTAACCTCTCAAGCCTCCTTCTTGGTTCGAATGATTTCACTGGTGAAGTCCCATCTTCAATTGGGAATCTAAAACAGTTGACCATCTTTAGCGTTGGGTTTAATAAGCTCAGGGGAAACTTTCCATCTCGACTTCTCAACTTGACCAAACTACGTGGCATCGATCTCGGTTCCAACGAGTTCACAGGTTCTCTTCCACCTAACATTGGCCAACTCTCCAAACTGGAAGCCATTTTCGTCGGTGGTAACTCTTTTACAGGATCAATCCCTGCATCTCTATTCCAAATCTCTTCACTGACACACATCTATTTGGAGGACAACCAATTCAGTGATATCTTTGGGTTAGAGAATATCTCTATGTTACCTAATTTACAGTTTCTCTTCCTTCACTCGAAAAGTTTCAGAATCAGTAGTCCTCTTGATTTaaatctcttctcttctctcaaaCAGCTAGTAGGACTAGCTCTCTCAGGCATCCCTCTTTCAACAACAAACATCACTTCTGACTCGGATTTTTCGAGACAGTATCGATACTTGTATTTGTCAGACTGCAACATCTCTGAGTTTCCTGAGTTTATAAAAGACCAAAGAAATCTGGATTCTCTAGACCTTTCCAACAACAATATCAAAGGTCATGTACCAGAATGGTTATGGAGACTACAAGAGTTGCAAGTTGTGAAACTTTCTAACAACTCCTTAAACGGTTTTGATGGATCCTTGAAAACTGTACTTGGAAGTCAGATAAATGTGCTAGATCTAAGCTTGAATGCTTTCCAAGGGCCACTCTTCATCCCATCTACATCTATAACCTACTTGTTTGCCTCTAACAACAACTTCACTGGAGAGATATCTCAGTTGATATGTGGAATAACCTCTCCTACCATCATTGATCTATCAAACAACAACTTCCACGGCTACATTCCTCGGTGTTTAGGGACGTACATGAGTTCTCTTACGGATCTAAATCTTCGTAACAATGTCCTCAGAGGAAGTCTTCCAGACATGTTTATACACGCCAACAAGCTAAGGTCCATTGATGTCAGCCACAACAGATTGGATGGGAAACTCCCTTCATCTCTTACCGGTTGTTCCGCTCTTGAAGTTCTAAACGTGGAGGGAAACGAAATCAACGATACATTTCCATTCCAGTTGAGTTCATTGCAGAAGCTACAAGTTCTTGTCCTCCGGTCAAACAAGTTTCATGGCATGTTACATCAGTCCAGTggggtttggttcggatttaCTGAGCTGAAAATCATTGATGTATCACATAACGACTTCCACGGCACGTTGCCATCTGATTACTTCCTGAACTGGACTGCAATATCTTTGAAGAAAGATAGCACACAGCTGCGCTACATTGGGGATTTTCATGACTACGGCTACTACACTTCGGTTGTGTTGATGAATAAAGGAGTATCAATGGCATTGGAGCGGATCCTCACAATCTACACAGCCATAGACTTCTCTGGAAACAGGATCCATGGACAAGTACCTGAATCTGTAGGTCTATTGAAGGAGCTTCATGTTCTCAATTTGTCAAGAAATGCTTTCACCGGACACATCCCATCGTCTTTGGCAAACCTCACGGCGTTGGAATCACTGGACCTATCACAAAACAAGCTTTCTGGTGAGATCCCTCCAAAGCTTGGGGACCTCTCTTCTCTTGGGTGGATAAACGTTTCGCATAATCAGCTGGAAGGTTCAATACCACAAGGTACACAGTTTCAACGACAAAACTGCTCTGCCTACGAGGGAAACCCTGGACTTTATGGTCCTTCCCTTAAGGATATTTGTGGAGATATCCATACGTCAACATCACCGCCAGtgtcagaagaagaagaagatgaagaggaaaTTTTTAGTTGGGTAGCAGCAGGGATAGGCTTTGCACCCGGAATTGTATTTGGATTGACCATCGGATACATAGTGGCTTCATACAAGCATGAGTGGTTGATGAAGATCTTTGGCAGAAACAATCACTCATTGGCTCATCGATCTCACTCTCCTAAACATTGTTATTTTGTCTCATAA